TTACCCTATCCTTAGGGATTTTAACCTCTATGTTCACTGCAATTATTGGTACTCGGGCAATCGTTAATTTTATTTATGGAGGTCGTCGTAACACTAAGTTACATATTTAATCCATCCATTTGGTAGAGGTGGTTACGATTCCAAGCTAAATTATTATTTGTACCTCGGGTAAAAGTGATTTGAAATAGTTGTAATCGGCTACTTAAAAAAGAGGCCTCAGAACCTGCAAGATAAAGTCGCCATGCTCGTACAAACTGTTCATCAAATATCTCTTTTACTCGATCGGTTTTTTTTTCAAAACGCACTAGCCAATGCTCAAGTGTTTTTGCATAGTGAAGTCTTAAGTTTTCGATATCTGTAACCGAAAAATTCCATGGTTCAAAAATATCTGAAATCACTTCACATAGGGTTGGAGGGTAAGCGCCAGGGAAAATATGCCGGCGTATCCAGCGGTTAATATGGCGAGGATAGTTACGGCCAATAAAATGTAGTAACCCTCTCCCTTCTGGGGTTAAGCTCCGATGAATCACTGATCCCATCTCTGGATAGCAAGCTTTACCCACGTGTTCTAACATTCCTACAGAAACAAAAGCATCAAATTTACTTGAAATATTACGGTAATCATCTTCAATAAATTGAACTTTGTCACTGAGATTCTGAATTTTGGCCTGCTCTTGAGCATAAGCAAGCTGTTCTTTAGAGATATTATAGGCTTGGACATTTACACCATAATGCTTAGCCATATAGATGGCTAAAGCACCCCAACCACAACCTGCTTCTACTACTTTCTCTCCAGGTTTAAGTTCTAGTTTTCTACAAATATGCTCCATTTTTGCTACTTGTGCTGCTTCTAGCTCCATATTAGGCTCTGGAAAATAAGCACAAGTGTAAGACATATTCTTATCAAGCCAGAGTTTATAAAAGTCATTGCTAATATCATAGTGATGATAAATATAGCCCTTAGCTCGAGAAAGAGTATTTGCCCTTATATCAAAAATCAATTTTCGGATTTGATACCCCAACCCAGGACGATCATTAACATCCCGACTACCCCAAAATTTAATTAGAGTAACTAAGTCTCCCTTGATAGTGAGCTTACCATTTACATAAGCTTCGCCCACATATAATTCTGGATCAATAAGAATTTTAAGCAAAGCAATTCGACTATGGATTGTAATATGAGCAGTGGCAGGTTGAATTCCACCTAAAATATGTCTCTTATCCCATAAAGTAACATCTACAGGGATATCTTTTATTAGAGATTTGATCTTGGTAGTTAGCCACTGACTAGCACCATCTGTTGTTTCTTGCATTGCTGGAGGAGTTTGTTCCATTTCTTTTACCATGAGACTGATACAATAAATAGAGATTAGCACGATACCTTTATAAAAATAATATAATTATCCGCCCTTGCTAATCAAGGATAGATTAATCGTTCCTTACTTTCTATTAGCTTAATAATAAGTTACTTTAGATATTAAGATGAATGTTATAGAATCTACTTGAAGTCAATGTTAATAAAATATTTTACCGATCTATGTTTGTTTAAAGCAGGTCCTTCAGATGCCCCTGTTTCATGGCGAGTATTTTATCAAGTACTAGGGGTTTACATGGGAGTAGGATGGCTTATTTCTCTATTACATTTATCTCCTATGCAAGGATTGTTTTCTATATCGATTGATACAGCGATCATTGTAGGGTTAACTTGGGGATTATTGTCTACAAAAGGTTATCGATCTCGATTATTGCAGACTTTAATTGCTCTAGTGGGATCTGGAGTAATTTTTAAGGTGTTAGCCCTTTTTCTATTGGTATATTTAAAAAAAGCAACTCAGCAAGCTGGATTTTCACCTGATTTTATACTGTCACTCTTAGCTGGACATATGGTGTGGAGTGTCATGGTAAAGGCATATATTTTTCGTGATGCACTTACAGTATCCTTAACTATGGGAATTTTAATTACCATAGTTTATGTTTCAATTACAGTCAAACTTATGAGTTTTATATTCCCATCCATATAATTAGCTTATTTCTATGAAACATATTCACATATTAGGAATAGGCGGTACTTTTATGGCAGGGCTTGCGCTTATAGCTCAGGAATCTGGTTTTCATGTGACAGGTTCAGACCATAATATCTACCCTCCTATGAGCGATCAATTAACAGCAGCAAGTATTTCAGTTTATGAAGGCTATGATTCTGCACAATTGCAGCCAGTACCTGATTTAATTGTCATAGGTAATGCCTTGTCTCGAGGTAATCCTGCAGTAGAGTATGTTTTAGCTCAAAAAATACCTTATACTTCAGGACCTCAATGGCTTGCAGATCATATTTTAAAGAACCGATGGGTATTAGCAGTAGCAGGTACTCATGGAAAAACAACTACAAGTAGTCTTCTTGCTTGGATATTAGAATATACCGATCGCAAGCCTGGATATCTTATTGGGGGAATTTGCAAAAACTTGAATAATTCTGCTCGCTTGGGTCAAAATCCTTATTTTGTGATAGAAGCGGATGAATATGATACTGCATTTTTTGATAAGCGCTCTAAATTTATCCATTATCGCCCTCAAACACTTATTTTAAATAATTTAGAGTACGATCATGGGGATATTTTTCCGGATTTAAAAGCAATTCAGCAGCAGGTACATTATTTAATACGTACTGTAGCAAATAATGGCCTAATTATTATGCCTCAAGGTAATTCTTCTTTGAATGAAGTGCTTAATATGGCATGCTGGACTCCTGTTACTTATTTTTCTGCTAATAGAGAAAAACATGGCCTCACTGCTAGCCTTATAAACAATGATGGTAGTAGTTTTGAAGTTTGGGATAATGATGTTTATCAAGGGCAAGTTAACTGGCAATTATTAGGTCATCATAATGTAAATAATGCACTTGCTGCAATTAGGGCAGCACTTCATATAGGAATACCTACTCATCAATCTTGTCTGGCACTTGCACGATTTCAAGGAGTAAAACGGCGACTAGAGATATACGGCGAAGTAGGTGGAATTACTCTTTATGATGATTTTGCCCATCATCCTACAGCGATTAGAGAAACACTTTACGGGTTACGTGCAAAAGTAGGAAATAATCGATTAATTGTAGTACTTGAGCTTGGTTCTAATTCTATGAAACTAGGTATTTATCAAAATAGCTTAGCTTCTGCACTGATACAAGCAGATCAAGTAGTAATTTACCATCCTAAAGACCTTCCTTGGTCTTTAGATTCAGTAAAGCATGATTTAGAAAGTAAAGAATTGTTGATTGTAAATAGCACTCAAAAAATTATTGACTACTTATTAGTTCAAGCCAGAATTGGGGATCATATTGTTATTATGAGTAATCGTGGATTTGATAATCTTCATCAACGATTACTCACTGCATTTAAAGAAAAAAGTGTTTAGTGTATAGCTCTAACAAGGAAATTGCTTTAGCAATGACTGGTGCTTCAGGCATCAGTTATGGATTAAGGTTATTAGAGTGTTTACTAAAAGCAAATATTACTGTGCATTTAATGATTTCTCGTGCAGCTTATACTGTTATTGCTATGGAAACGGATCTACAGTTTCCTTCTCGCTCAAAAGATCTACAAAGATATTTAGCAAATCACTTTTCAGTAGCACTAGAATTAATTCGTTGTTATAGCGAAAGCCAATGGACCTCTCCTTTAGCTAGTGGATCCCATTGTGTTCCAACTATGATAATATGCCCTTGTACTGTAGGTGCTATTTCTGCAATTGCTCGAGGTGCAAATGATAACTTAATTGAGCGATCAGCTGATGTAATGATTAAGGAGCAACGAAAATTAATTCTAGTACCCAGAGAAACCCCTTTTTCAGCAATTCACTTAGAAAATATGCTCACATTAGCACGATTAGGTACTGTTATCCTTCCAGCAAATCCTGGATTTTACCATCAGCCACAACATATTGGAGAATTGGTAGACTACATCGTGGCACGCATCTTAGATCATGCGAAAATTCCTCATCAGCTACTCACCCGCTGGGGAGAGAATTAATTTTAATCTATATTTTGTTTTATATTACGTTTTGAGCGCCAAGCAATAGTAATAAATACTAAACCTATACCAGCAAATAACCAACTTAATAAAGGGATCTTCTCCCACACAATAGGTAAAGCATTATTCACACTATAAATAACTGCTGACCCAAGCAATAGAGCCGCTCCTACTACTGCAGTAGTGACTCTTAAACTCGCTCTACGTATTTCCTGATTTAATGCACTAAGATCTTCAGGTGCCAATCGAATACGTAAATGACCTTTACTAGCTTGCTTAATTACCTCATAGGTTAATAGAGGTATCTCCGGAAGGGTATTTGCCCACCTTGGCATATTCGTTTTTAATGCACTATAGGCTGCATAGGGGCCTGTTTGCTGATTCATCCACCGTTCTAAAATAGGCTTTCCTGTTTTCCATAGATCTAAATCTGGATAAAGACTACGACCTAGGCTTTCAATACTGAGCAAAGTTTTTTGTAATAAAACCAGCTGAGGTTGTACTTCCATGTGAAATCTACGAGCAGTCTGAAATAAGCGTACTAAAAATTGACCAAACGAAATATCTTTTAAAGGTCGATCGAAAATAGGCTCACAAACACTACGAATTGCAGATTCAAATTCATCTACTCGAGTATTAGATGCTACCCAGCCAGCATCTACGTGAAGTTCAGCTACTCGCCGATAGTCGTGATTAAAGAAGGCAAGAAAATTTTCAGCTAGATAATGCTGATCTTCTGTTCCCAAAGTTCCCATAATCCCAAAATCGATTGCGATATAGGAAGGATTTTCAGGGTTTTCAGTAGAAACTAGTATATTTCCTGGATGCATATCTGCATGAAAAAAGCTATGCTGAAATACTTGAGTGAAAAATATTTCAACCCCAGTTTCTGCTAATCGCTGAAAATTTATTTCATACCGTTGAAGTTTTTTAATATCTCCAATAGGAATGCCATATACTCGTTCTATTACTAACACATTGGATCGGGTATAGTCCCAATAAATCGTAGGCACATAAAGGTTAGTCGATCCAGTAAAATTACGCTTCAATTGAGAAGCAGAAGCACCTTCTCGAATCATATCAAGCTCATCATATAAGACTTTTTCTAACTCTGCGACTACACCACGAGGATGAAGCCGGGGGCCTTCAGACCAGTATTTCTCTGCCAACCCAGCAAGAATATGTAAAAGTTCTATATCACTTTGAATAATGCGTTTAATTCCCGGTCTTACTACTTTAACAACTACTTTAATGTCACCCTGAAGTACTGCCCCGTAAACTTGAGCAATTGAAGCAGAAGCTAGGTGTTGACTATCAAAAGATGCAAATACCTTTGAAATAGGTTGCCCATAAGCTGTTTCGATAATTTTTTTAGCTTGATCATAGGGAAAAGGAGCGACTCGATCTTGCAGTAAGGAGAGCTCATCAGTAATATCACTAGGCAGTAAATCATAACGAGTAGAGAGTATTTGCCCAAGCTTTACAAAAATAGGACCTAAATCTTCTAAGGCTCTTCGAATACGTACTCCTCTAGGAGCACTAGAAACTGTTTTACGCCAACGACCAGGAAGAATGTATGCTAGAAAACGTATAGGGCGAAATAGGTGGGTAGCAAGGATAATTTCATCAAGCCCATGGCGTAATAAAGTCCAATTAATATAAAAGAGGCGAAAAAATTGATACAGTTTCATAACTGATGCGTTAATCGTTGAATTCTAGCTTCTAATCTATTTAACTGAGCACGCAGGTGATCTACCGTATCAAGAAAATGAATAACTTCTCCATGATTGGGTAATAATTGTATTTCTTCATGTAAATATTCAGTTAGACTTTGGCTTAATGCTTTCACTGTATTACTACCCCAAGATTTAACGTATCGTACGTTACTGCTAATTTGATAAGCTAGGATGTCCCCTGTGTATTTGGAGAGTATTTCTTCCCAATCTAAGTTAGATTCTTGAACAAACTGCTTAAGCTGCTGGATAAACTCCACATCTCCATGGATTTGAATATCACCTGTAAAAAGAATCTTAGGAGATTGAGCATAGGAAACTGCTGTTTTTAAGAAAGCCAAAGTTGTTCCAGATAGAGTAGCTTTTGGTATAGCTTCTGTGAAGGTACTTAACTCAATATTACTTGCGGTGATTTTAATGAAAATTTCAATTTGGAGATCTGTCAGCTCAACTTTTAGATATTTTCCAGAAAGATTTATTAACCGCTGATTGTGATTAGGGTGGTATTGTAAAATAGTATTAATAATCGCAGCAATTGGTGCCAATAAAATAGAAGGCGTAGACACAATTATATCCCTTGGATAATATTAATATTTATAACCTTTATGAAGCGCTACGATACCTTGACTTAGATTATAGAATGTACAATGATCAAAGCCTGCAGAATGGATCAATTCCTTTAATGTATTTTGATCAGGGTGTTTACGAATAGATTCCACTAAATAGCGATAGCTGTCTGCATCCCCAGTAATTAATTTGCCAAGCTGAGGAAGTATCCAGAAAGAATATTTATCATAAATTGGAGTCACCCATGGCATAGGTTTTGAAAATTCTAAAATTAATAATTGCCCTCCCGGCTTTAATACTCGATACATAGATTGTAGAGCTGCCAGCTTATTTGTTACATTGCGTAACCCAAATGCTATAGTAATCCGGTCAAAATAATTATTAGGGAATGGTAACGCTTCAGCATTAGCCTGTGTATAGCTTAAATTTCCGATTTTGCCTAAATTAATTAATCGTTTTCGACCATTTGTAAGCATGCTAGAGTTAATATCAGTGAGGAAAATATGCCCACTCTTACCTAACCGATCAGAAAATAATTTTGCAATATCTCCAGTACCACTTGCTACATCCAATATCTGCATTCCTGGGCGGATATTACTTAATTCAATAGCAAAATGCTTCCAAAACCGATGAATACCCAGAGACATAAGGTCATTCATTACATCATAGCGATTAGCAACTGAATGAAAAACTTCAGCTACTCGACGAGCTTTCTCCTCTATAGCTATTTCTTGAAAGCCAAAATGAGTGGTTTGTTTTTGATCCATTACTTCTCTTGTCTATCAGTAATTGTTTTAGTATTGGATTCTCTACGTGTATAACCTACTTGTTGCAATCGATTTAAATAATCTTGCCACAATTGCTCCTGTTTTTCTCCAAGTTCATATAAGTACTTCCAGGAATAGAGTCCAGTACTATGCCCATCGCTGAAATATAATCTAATCGCATAGTTTCCAACCGATTCGATATTTTTAATCGTTACTGATTCTTTTCCAATAAGTAATACTCTTTGTTCATTACCATGACCTTGCACTTCTGCTGAAGGAGAATATACTCTTAGGAATTCACATGGCAATAAATACCTAGTTCTATCATTAAATTCAAGCTCAAGAGTACAGGAAGTACGATGTAATCTGATGATAGTAGGAATTGATTGGGAAATTGTCATAGACTAGAAATAAGATTTCTATAGAATATAGCGAGATAAATCTTCGTCTTTTACTAAATCTCCAAGCTGGCTGTTTACATAATGGGAATCAATAATTATTTCCTTGGTTACGCAATCCTCAGCTTCAAAAGAGAGGCTTTCTAATAGACGCTCCATAATAGTATGGAGGCGTCGAGCACCAATATTCTCAGTACGCTCATTGATATGCCAAGCCATATGGGCAATCCGTTCAATCCCATCTTTAGAAAAAGTTAAAGAAATACCTTCAGTTTTTAGCAATGCGATGTACTGCTCAGTAAGAGAGGCCCTTGGCTCAGTTAAAATACGAATGAAATCATCAATGGTAAGTGCATTTAATTCTACCCGTATAGGTAACCGTCCTTGTATTTCCGGAATAAGATCTGAAGGCTTAGCAAGATGGAAAGCACCAGAGGCGATAAATAAAATATAATCAGTTTTAACTATGCCATATTTTGTAGAAACTGAACTTCCCTCGATTAAAGGTAGTAAATCTCGTTGCACTCCCTCTCTTGAGACATCAGTGCCTGAAAATTCAGAACGCTTTGCAATTTTATCAATTTCATCCAAGAACACGATTCCATCTTGCTCTACGCTTTTTATTGCACGCACTTTTAAGTCTTCATCATTGACTAATTTCCCAGCCTCTTCTTCAGTTAATAACTTAAGGGCTTCTTTTACCCTTAGTTTCTTCTTTTTAGTACGAGAACCATTTAAATTTTGAAATAAACTTTGAAGCTGGCTTGTCATTTCTTCCATGCCAGGGGGAGCCATGATTTCAACTCCCATAGATGTGATAGGCAAATCGATTTCTATTTCTTTTTCATCCAACTTTCCTTCTCTGAGCATTTTACGAAATTTCTGCCGAGTATTTGACTCTTCTTCTCTTGATTCTGAAAGTGCAGTTCTTGGGGCTGGAAGTAAGGCATCAAGTACTTTCTCTTCAGCAGTATCTTGAGCGCGATAGTATACTTTAGAAATTTCCTGCTCACGAAGTATTTTAATAGCGATATCTACTAAATCTCGAATAATCGAGTCTACATCTCGCCCTACATAACCTACCTCTGTAAATTTAGTAGCTTCAACCTTAATAAAAGGTGCATTAGCAAGTTTTGCTAAGCGGCGTGCTATCTCTGTTTTTCCTATGCCAGTAGAGCCGATCATAAGAATATTTTTGGGAGTAATCTCACTACGAAGATCTTCTGTGACTTGCTGTCTGCGCCATCGATTACGAAGTGCAATAGCCACTGCACGCTTTGCTGCTGCTTGCCCAATAATATGTTTATCTAATTCCTGAACAATTTGACGTGGAGTAAGTTCAAACATAAATGATATGAGTGATCAGTTTGAAAGTTCTTCAATGGTTAAGTAAGTATTGGTATAAATACAAATATTAGCCGCAATTGTCATAGCTTTTTCAACAATTGTCCGTGCATTAAAATCAGTATTTTCTAGTAAAGCTCGTGCTGCAGATTGTGCATAAGGCCCACCTGATCCAATGGCAATAAGATCATCTTCAGGTTCAATTACATCCCCATTACCTGAAATAATATAAGATGTTTGGCAGTCAGCGATAGCAAGTAGTGCTTCAAGCCGCCTTAAAGATCGATCAGAACGCCAATCTTTAGCTAGCTCTACTGCTGCACGAACTAAATTACCTTGGTATTTTTCCAATTTAGCTTCAAATCGTTCAAACAGTGTAAATGCATCAGCAGTACCTCCAGCAAACCCGGCGATCACCTGATTATGATATAAACGTCGTACTTTACGGGCATTTCCTTTCATGATGATAGTGTTCATACTCACCTGCCCATCACCACCAATCACGACTCGTCCTTGACGCCTTACCAAAAGGATGGTTGTGCCATGAAAATATTCCAAATGTGTATACTCCTAAATTACATAATAGGTAGTAGTGTAACAGAGTACTAAGCTAATGATCTTTAAGTAAAAGTTTTCGCTCCCAGTCTAGGGATGTTTTTACGATAAAATCTAAATTGTCACATTGGGGTACCCATTTCAAAGTATCTCTTATCTTATCAGCTATAGCAATAAGCTGAGGAGGATCTCCGGGTCGGCGAGGGGATTCAATAATTTTTATTGGTTTCCCATATACCCTTTGTACAGAATCAAGTACTTCACGCACACTATAGCCATGACCATAACCACAATTAAGGATAATTGATTGTCCTCCTGATCTTAAATAATCTAGGGCAAGTAAATGAGCTTTAGCTAAGTCTTCCACATGGATGTAGTCTCGAATACCCGTACCATCTAGGGTTGAATAATCTACCCCAAAAATATGAATATTTTCCCTTTTGCCCACTGCTACTTCACAGGCTGCTTTAATTAATAGGGTGGCATTCTGAGTAGATTGACCAATGCGACCTTTAGGATCAGAACCCGCTACATTAAAATAGCGTAGAATAACATAGTTAAGATGAGTTGCTTGAGATAAATCCCGCAGCATCCATTCACTCATAAGCTTGGAAGAGCCATAAGGATTTATAGGATTTGTTGGTGTATCTTCCGTAACAGTTGGTGTAGGTGGGATACCATAAGTTGCTGCCGTAGATGAGAATACAAAATTTTTCACACCTTCTTCAACGCAGCACTCTAAAAAGTTTCGTGTAGCACAAGTGTTATTAGCATAGTATTTAAGAGGATTGGAAACAGATTCTGGTACAATAGTGTGGGCTGCAAAATGCAGCACCGTATTGATCGAGTACTCTTTAAGGATATTTTTCACTAAGTACTTATCTTTAACATCTCCAATAATCAGTTTGGCACCAATTACTGCATCTGCAAAACCTGTTGAAAGGTTATCGAGAACAACTACAGTAGGGTGTGCTTCTGCTAATTGCAGCACAACATGACTACCAATATATCCCGCACCTCCAGTGACTAATATTCCTTTTTTTTCCATAAAATTTATAAAATATGAGTTGGTATATGGCTAACTATAAAGTTTAAATAGCGGTTATTTAAATTAATTGAATTATTTATATTGACATTCTAGCTTAAAAAAAAGAAAATTATAAGTTTGCATCGGGAGGGGTTCCCGAGTGGCCAAAGGGATCAGACTGTAAATCTGACGGCTCCGCCTTCGGAGGTTCGAATCCTCCCCCCTCCACCATGTTTATAATGCTAAAATAGCGGGCGTAGTTCAGTGGTAGAACCTCAGCCTTCCAAGCTGATGATGTGGGTTCGATTCCCATCGCCCGCTCCAAAGCTACCTTAAATGTAATATATTTAATCTTAAGGTTAGTTTTGAAGTTACTGGGTAATGATAGGCATTTGCCCACATAGCTCAGTCGGTAGAGCACTTCCTTGGTAAGGAAGAGGTCACCGGTTCAAATCCGGTTGTGGGCTCCAGAATTAGAATAGTTTATGTTTATCTAGGTGTTTTAGGAATTTTATTATGTCCAAGGCGAAATTTGAAAGAAAGAAGCCCCATGTAAATGTAGGGA
This genomic window from Candidatus Nitrosacidococcus tergens contains:
- a CDS encoding gamma-butyrobetaine hydroxylase-like domain-containing protein, whose protein sequence is MTISQSIPTIIRLHRTSCTLELEFNDRTRYLLPCEFLRVYSPSAEVQGHGNEQRVLLIGKESVTIKNIESVGNYAIRLYFSDGHSTGLYSWKYLYELGEKQEQLWQDYLNRLQQVGYTRRESNTKTITDRQEK
- the ubiB gene encoding ubiquinone biosynthesis regulatory protein kinase UbiB, coding for MKLYQFFRLFYINWTLLRHGLDEIILATHLFRPIRFLAYILPGRWRKTVSSAPRGVRIRRALEDLGPIFVKLGQILSTRYDLLPSDITDELSLLQDRVAPFPYDQAKKIIETAYGQPISKVFASFDSQHLASASIAQVYGAVLQGDIKVVVKVVRPGIKRIIQSDIELLHILAGLAEKYWSEGPRLHPRGVVAELEKVLYDELDMIREGASASQLKRNFTGSTNLYVPTIYWDYTRSNVLVIERVYGIPIGDIKKLQRYEINFQRLAETGVEIFFTQVFQHSFFHADMHPGNILVSTENPENPSYIAIDFGIMGTLGTEDQHYLAENFLAFFNHDYRRVAELHVDAGWVASNTRVDEFESAIRSVCEPIFDRPLKDISFGQFLVRLFQTARRFHMEVQPQLVLLQKTLLSIESLGRSLYPDLDLWKTGKPILERWMNQQTGPYAAYSALKTNMPRWANTLPEIPLLTYEVIKQASKGHLRIRLAPEDLSALNQEIRRASLRVTTAVVGAALLLGSAVIYSVNNALPIVWEKIPLLSWLFAGIGLVFITIAWRSKRNIKQNID
- the hslV gene encoding ATP-dependent protease subunit HslV, which encodes MEYFHGTTILLVRRQGRVVIGGDGQVSMNTIIMKGNARKVRRLYHNQVIAGFAGGTADAFTLFERFEAKLEKYQGNLVRAAVELAKDWRSDRSLRRLEALLAIADCQTSYIISGNGDVIEPEDDLIAIGSGGPYAQSAARALLENTDFNARTIVEKAMTIAANICIYTNTYLTIEELSN
- the mpl gene encoding UDP-N-acetylmuramate:L-alanyl-gamma-D-glutamyl-meso-diaminopimelate ligase; this translates as MKHIHILGIGGTFMAGLALIAQESGFHVTGSDHNIYPPMSDQLTAASISVYEGYDSAQLQPVPDLIVIGNALSRGNPAVEYVLAQKIPYTSGPQWLADHILKNRWVLAVAGTHGKTTTSSLLAWILEYTDRKPGYLIGGICKNLNNSARLGQNPYFVIEADEYDTAFFDKRSKFIHYRPQTLILNNLEYDHGDIFPDLKAIQQQVHYLIRTVANNGLIIMPQGNSSLNEVLNMACWTPVTYFSANREKHGLTASLINNDGSSFEVWDNDVYQGQVNWQLLGHHNVNNALAAIRAALHIGIPTHQSCLALARFQGVKRRLEIYGEVGGITLYDDFAHHPTAIRETLYGLRAKVGNNRLIVVLELGSNSMKLGIYQNSLASALIQADQVVIYHPKDLPWSLDSVKHDLESKELLIVNSTQKIIDYLLVQARIGDHIVIMSNRGFDNLHQRLLTAFKEKSV
- a CDS encoding SAM-dependent methyltransferase, translated to MVKEMEQTPPAMQETTDGASQWLTTKIKSLIKDIPVDVTLWDKRHILGGIQPATAHITIHSRIALLKILIDPELYVGEAYVNGKLTIKGDLVTLIKFWGSRDVNDRPGLGYQIRKLIFDIRANTLSRAKGYIYHHYDISNDFYKLWLDKNMSYTCAYFPEPNMELEAAQVAKMEHICRKLELKPGEKVVEAGCGWGALAIYMAKHYGVNVQAYNISKEQLAYAQEQAKIQNLSDKVQFIEDDYRNISSKFDAFVSVGMLEHVGKACYPEMGSVIHRSLTPEGRGLLHFIGRNYPRHINRWIRRHIFPGAYPPTLCEVISDIFEPWNFSVTDIENLRLHYAKTLEHWLVRFEKKTDRVKEIFDEQFVRAWRLYLAGSEASFLSSRLQLFQITFTRGTNNNLAWNRNHLYQMDGLNM
- a CDS encoding flavin prenyltransferase UbiX produces the protein MYSSNKEIALAMTGASGISYGLRLLECLLKANITVHLMISRAAYTVIAMETDLQFPSRSKDLQRYLANHFSVALELIRCYSESQWTSPLASGSHCVPTMIICPCTVGAISAIARGANDNLIERSADVMIKEQRKLILVPRETPFSAIHLENMLTLARLGTVILPANPGFYHQPQHIGELVDYIVARILDHAKIPHQLLTRWGEN
- a CDS encoding ubiquinone biosynthesis accessory factor UbiJ, which encodes MSTPSILLAPIAAIINTILQYHPNHNQRLINLSGKYLKVELTDLQIEIFIKITASNIELSTFTEAIPKATLSGTTLAFLKTAVSYAQSPKILFTGDIQIHGDVEFIQQLKQFVQESNLDWEEILSKYTGDILAYQISSNVRYVKSWGSNTVKALSQSLTEYLHEEIQLLPNHGEVIHFLDTVDHLRAQLNRLEARIQRLTHQL
- the hslU gene encoding ATP-dependent protease ATPase subunit HslU: MFELTPRQIVQELDKHIIGQAAAKRAVAIALRNRWRRQQVTEDLRSEITPKNILMIGSTGIGKTEIARRLAKLANAPFIKVEATKFTEVGYVGRDVDSIIRDLVDIAIKILREQEISKVYYRAQDTAEEKVLDALLPAPRTALSESREEESNTRQKFRKMLREGKLDEKEIEIDLPITSMGVEIMAPPGMEEMTSQLQSLFQNLNGSRTKKKKLRVKEALKLLTEEEAGKLVNDEDLKVRAIKSVEQDGIVFLDEIDKIAKRSEFSGTDVSREGVQRDLLPLIEGSSVSTKYGIVKTDYILFIASGAFHLAKPSDLIPEIQGRLPIRVELNALTIDDFIRILTEPRASLTEQYIALLKTEGISLTFSKDGIERIAHMAWHINERTENIGARRLHTIMERLLESLSFEAEDCVTKEIIIDSHYVNSQLGDLVKDEDLSRYIL
- the galE gene encoding UDP-glucose 4-epimerase GalE: MEKKGILVTGGAGYIGSHVVLQLAEAHPTVVVLDNLSTGFADAVIGAKLIIGDVKDKYLVKNILKEYSINTVLHFAAHTIVPESVSNPLKYYANNTCATRNFLECCVEEGVKNFVFSSTAATYGIPPTPTVTEDTPTNPINPYGSSKLMSEWMLRDLSQATHLNYVILRYFNVAGSDPKGRIGQSTQNATLLIKAACEVAVGKRENIHIFGVDYSTLDGTGIRDYIHVEDLAKAHLLALDYLRSGGQSIILNCGYGHGYSVREVLDSVQRVYGKPIKIIESPRRPGDPPQLIAIADKIRDTLKWVPQCDNLDFIVKTSLDWERKLLLKDH
- the ubiE gene encoding bifunctional demethylmenaquinone methyltransferase/2-methoxy-6-polyprenyl-1,4-benzoquinol methylase UbiE, with amino-acid sequence MDQKQTTHFGFQEIAIEEKARRVAEVFHSVANRYDVMNDLMSLGIHRFWKHFAIELSNIRPGMQILDVASGTGDIAKLFSDRLGKSGHIFLTDINSSMLTNGRKRLINLGKIGNLSYTQANAEALPFPNNYFDRITIAFGLRNVTNKLAALQSMYRVLKPGGQLLILEFSKPMPWVTPIYDKYSFWILPQLGKLITGDADSYRYLVESIRKHPDQNTLKELIHSAGFDHCTFYNLSQGIVALHKGYKY